A genomic stretch from Nerophis ophidion isolate RoL-2023_Sa linkage group LG14, RoL_Noph_v1.0, whole genome shotgun sequence includes:
- the arhgap21b gene encoding rho GTPase-activating protein 21 isoform X2 gives MDMARATDSVGIRRSTAPSDHGYRKEITVPPSLPPQSYPKSQMAVCMRNDSMRTVVVPPDHMGRMGPAHRIDYMDPAFVRGRPASLAQYPHHRKSDVYPSGAGLAPYRGPTPHYPGNHQNIDWRTYQTYREYIDNKGIHSHGSRTIQERLDSLRSSNQNSFETHHIPQADWAAEGIRRRSTSHERSYHGPSPHFQIAPRSASQDRMISSERISHARNWTPRSVSQDGFTHKLRSHSIDYVDPTELAQPSESRREYRRAAPGTRPSRQSMPRHAMLSRPSIGYNSGSRGPHNPSMHTKGPDSIQMHSSPVLSDRQKHFVKRANAEHCFGDQRALVKSNHVGHTHQGQNRVRAESVQPVEVDRDVAFVTKRSSSCSTPKPMPQKSGILKATHQESQSQVNGRSLSESGVVMRPKPPSGKNPSPLRHPSYILAVNDDDGDDSTADVVACWLPNDARREMHIRRLGERHTSCSSNLDESLDSIPFIDEPVSPSVDRDAVLIPPSAVISVPPSIATGPSSPGSPCPPIRRQLSHDQESLRSALLESETASQTERSKSYDEGLDNYQEEGRGRSSSSHLPSLRGLKKALDGHKSSGDSGSRRDSSSDIFADSSKEGLLSLRQLCTDKNKRVGGTKWKQMYAVLQGHTLTLFKDRKDALSHVTTQPDEEPLRICVKACLIDISYSDTRRKNVLRLNTSDCGYLFQAEGREDMLTWIRVIQENSNPDEENAAVTSQDLISRKIKEYNMMSAPSSRSEPSPKTSRQSLSIKQAFLGGKMESKSHSPHSPKSEERRALRDEASPPRDRGAWKIGIPGIMRKPFEKKTPAGITFGVRLDDCPPAQCNRFVPLIVEVCCKVVEDRGLEYKGIYRVPGNSAAISNMQEELNTKGMADIDVQEDKWRDLNVISSLLKSFFRKLPDPLFTNEKYADFIEANRTEDSVERLKELKRLIHELPDHHYETLKFLCEHLTKVSENCEKNKMEPRNLAIVFGPTLVRTSEDNMTNMVNHMPDQCKIVENLIQQYNWFFTDDADEDPVTTAEQESTVLSQPVPNIDHLLSNIGRTAASPGEVSDSACSDSSKSKSLWGSGKDQCSKEMLRSSFFVSRKRKKPKDKTQPSSSDDDLDAGFPKSDAAGECRPQETMWSPESRAEVEDGGEQPGNSSEEHLDKTDDSDLPPSSRRSTFPYISPRLDYHTTPVHQSSLSDPPSNCDDTVSDLGTMNSTSSQASAPRARRCRTATPAQETSASGPGAEVCSITSDYSTTSSLTFMTGGEISTLSPEVRSVAESRGGDDADDERSELISEGRPVETDSESDPGKDGAACEWRDPQETPRPLASHRLIDCDTLSRKKAARQKTGSESSLEGSRSDKESNRTGKMCSSTSLSSSDKSEPVWKLKITDRLKVRLRMSVDDMFGVGSQRLPEARKKKNIRRRHTMGGQRDFAELSVLGDWPQQVGLGSRSELSAVDRLKPKCSSQDFSIGDWIARERHRTSNPEVSLDPGEQLGGPGDGDPPGASSWSSSELSQRAAEAANGDVQQGKSLSLSATAHPHKLASSQVVHSRFYQYL, from the exons ATGGACATGGCCAGGGCGACAGACTCGGTGGGCATCAGGCGGTCAACGGCACCTTCTGATCATGGGTACCGCAAGGAGATCACGGTGCCCCCTTCTCTTCCTCCTCAGTCATATCCAAAAAGTCAGATGGCGGTGTGCATGCGCAACGACAGCATGAGAACCGTGGTGGTTCCACCAGACCATATGGGACGTATGGGTCCGGCACATAGAATAGATTACATGGACCCTGCCTTTGTCAGAGGAAGGCCTGCATCATTAGCCCAGTATCCTCACCATCGAAAGTCTGATGTCTATCCCAGTGGTGCAGGACTAGCTCCGTATAGAGGACCAACACCTCACTACCCTGGCAACCATCAAAATATTGATTGGCGCACTTATCAAACTTACAGGGAATACATTGACAACAAAGGTATCCATTCTCATGGTAGTCGCACTATCCAGGAAAGGCTAGATAGCCTGCGATCTTCCAATCAAAATAGTTTTGAAACTCATCACATTCCCCAGGCTGACTGGGCAGCTGAGGGGATACGCAGGAGGAGTACTTCCCACGAACGCTCTTACCACGGACCTTCACCCCATTTCCAAATTGCCCCACGCAGTGCCTCCCAAGACCGCATGATCAGTTCCGAAAGGATTAGCCACGCCAGAAACTGGACGCCTAGGAGCGTGTCTCAAGATGGCTTTACGCACAAACTTCGGTCACACTCCATAGACTATGTTGACCCAACAGAGCTTGCTCAGCCCTCTGAGAGTAGAAGAGAATATCGAAGGGCAGCCCCTGGTACGAGACCCAGTAGACAGTCTATGCCCAGACATGCCATGCTATCCAGGCCTTCTATTGGATACAACAGTGGCTCAAGGGGGCCACACAATCCTTCCATGCACACTAAAGGACCAGATTCTATCCAGATGCACTCCTCGCCCGTACTCTCTGACAGACAGAAACATTTTGTAAAGAGAGCAAATGCTGAACATTGTTTTGGTGACCAAAGAGCTCTAGTAAAATCTAACCATGTTGGCCACACTCACCAAGGCCAGAACAGAGTGCGAGCTGAAAGCGTACAACCGGTCGAAGTTGACAGGGACGTTGCCTTTGTAACAAAAAGGTCCTCTTCATGCTCTACCCCAAAACCGATGCCTCAGAAGTCTGGCATCCTCAAAGCAACTCATCAAGAATCTCAAAGCCAGGTAAATGGACGGAGCCTCTCCGAGTCTGGGGTAGTTATGAGACCCAAACCTCCCTCTGGAAAGAACCCAAGCCCTCTGCGCCACCCCTCCTACATCTTAGCTGTAAATGACGACGATGGAGATGATTCCACTGCTGATGTGGTAGCATGCTGGCTTCCAAACGACGCACGTCGGGAGATGCACATACGTCGCCTCGGGGAACGTCACACCTCCTGCTCCAGCAACCTGGATGAGTCTTTGGACTCTATACCGTTCATTG ATGAGCCAGTCAGCCCCAGTGTTGACCGGGATGCTGTTCTGATTCCACCCTCTGCCGTGATATCTGTTCCACCATCCATAGCTACAGGCCCTTCCAGTCCTGGCTCACCCTGTCCTCCCATTCGTCGACAGCTGTCGCACgaccaag AGTCCCTGAGAAGTGCTTTGCTGGAGTCTGAAACAGCGAGCCAAACCGAACGGTCTAAGTCCTATGATGAAGGACTGGACAATTACCAGGAAGAGGGAAGAGG ACGGTCATCGAGTAGTCATTTGCCCAGTCTCAGGGGCCTGAAGAAG GCGCTGGATGGACATAAATCTTCGGGTGACTCTGGATCTCGAAGGGATTCCTCCTCTGATATCTTTGCTGATTCTTCCAAAGAAGGGTTGCTTAGCTTGAGGCAACTTTGTACGGATAAAAATAAG CGTGTCGGAGGAACGAAATGGAAGCAGATGTACGCCGTGCTACAAGGTCACACGCTGACCCTCTTCAAAGACAGGAAGGATGCGCTGTCTCATGTCACCACGCAGCCTGATGAAGAGCCGCTACGGATCTGTGTCAAAGCCTGCCTGATTGACATCTCCTATAGCGACACGCGGCGCAAGAATGTGCTGCGTCTGAACACTTCAGATTGCGGATACTTGTTCCAGGCCGAAGGGAGGGAAGACATGTTAACCTGGATTAGAGTCATTCAGGAAAACAGTAACCCAGATGAAGAG AATGCTGCCGTCACAAGTCAGGATTTGATCAGTCGAAAGATcaaagaatacaacatgatgag TGCACCCAGCAGCAGGTCTGAGCCATCCCCCAAAACCTCCCGCCAGTCCCTTAGCATAAAACAAGCCTTTTTAGGAGGCAAGATGGAGAGCAAGAGCCACAGCCCTCATTCGCCGAAATCAGAAGAGCGCAGGGCGCTACGAG ATGAGGCCAGTCCACCGAGGGACAGAGGTGCGTGGAAAATTGGCATTCCGGGGATCATGAGGAAGCCGTTTGAAAAGAAGACACCGGCCGGCATCACCTTTGGGGTACGGTTGGATGACTGTCCTCCCGCACAGTGCAACAGG TTTGTTCCTCTGATCGTGGAGGTGTGTTGTAAAGTGGTAGAGGACCGAGGTCTGGAGTACAAGGGGATCTACAGAGTACCTGGAAACAGCGCAGCCATCTCTAACATGCAGGAGGAACTAAACACTAAAGGCATGGCTGACATTGACGTCCAAGAAGAT AAATGGCGGGATCTCAATGTCATCAGTAGTTTACTCAAGTCTTTTTTCAGGAAACTTCCAGACCCCCTGTTTACAAATG AGAAGTATGCAGACTTTATTGAGGCCAACAGAACAGAGGACTCTGTGGAGAGACTAAAGGAGCTAAAGAGACTG ATACACGAACTGCCCGATCACCACTATGAAACTCTAAAATTCCTTTGTGAGCACCTCACAAAAGTTTCTGAGAACTGTGAGAAAAACAAG ATGGAACCCCGAAACCTGGCCATCGTGTTTGGCCCGACGCTGGTCCGAACCTCCGAGGACAACATGACAAACATGGTCAATCACATGCCTGACCAGTGCAAGATAGTGGAGAACCTAATTCAACAATATAACTGGTTCTTCACGGACGATGCCGATGAAGATCCTGTT ACCACAGCTGAGCAGGAAAGCACGGTGCTGTCGCAGCCTGTGCCCAACATTGACCACCTGCTCTCCAACATCGGACGGACTGCAGCGTCTCCGGGTGAAGTCTCAG ATTCCGCATGTAGTGATTCCTCCAAATCAAAG AGCCTGTGGGGGTCCGGTAAGGACCAGTGTAGTAAAGAGATGCTGCGCTCCTCCTTCTTTGTCAGCCGCAAGCGCAAGAAGCCGAAAGACAAAACTCAGCCCAGCAGTTCTGACGACGACCTGGATGCCGGCTTCCCCAAGAGCGACGCTGCAGGGGAGTGTCGGCCGCAGGAGACCATGTGGTCCCCAGAGAGCCGCGCGGAGGTAGAAGACGGCGGTGAGCAGCCGGGGAACAGCTCAGAGGAACACCTCGACAAAACGGACGATAGTGACCTGCCTCCTTCCTCGCGTCGCTCCACCTTCCCGTACATCTCGCCTCGCCTGGACTATCACACCACGCCGGTCCACCAGTCCTCCTTGTCGGACCCGCCCTCCAACTGCGATGACACCGTGTCCGACCTCGGCACCATGAACAGCACCAGCTCTCAAGCCTCGGCGCCCAGGGCAAGGCGCTGCAGGACGGCGACGCCAGCGCAGGAGACGAGCGCCAGCGGGCCGGGCGCGGAGGTGTGCTCCATCACCTCTGACTACTCCACCACGTCCTCCCTGACCTTCATGACCGGCGGAGAGATCAGCACGCTAAGTCCGGAAGTGCGGTCGGTGGCGGAGAGCAGGGGAGGCGACGACGCCGACGATGAGAGGAGCGAGCTCATCAGCGAGGGCAGACCCGTGGAGACGGACAGCGAGAGCGACCCGGGCAAAGACGGCGCCGCGTGCGAGTGGAGAGACCCGCAAGAGACGCCGCGGCCTTTGGCTTCCCACAGACTCATCGACTGCGACACGCTGTCGCGGAAGAAAGCCGCTCGGCAGAAGACGGGCAGCGAGTCCTCGCTGGAAGGATCTCGCAGCGACAAAGAGTCCAACAGGACGGGAAAGATGTGTTCCTCCACCAGCCTCAGCTCCTCGGACAAGTCGGAACCGGTGTGGAAACTGAAGATCACCGACCGGCTGAAGGTGCGTCTGCGTATGTCCGTGGACGACATGTTCGGCGTCGGCAGCCAGCGCCTCCCTGAGGCTCGTAAGAAGAAGAACATCAGACGCAGGCACACCATGGGGGGGCAGCGGGACTTCGCCGAGCTGTCGGTTCTCGGCGACTGGCCTCAGCAGGTCGGCCTCGGCTCCCGCTCCGAGCTGTCGGCCGTGGACCGCCTGAAGCCCAAATGCAGCTCGCAGGACTTCTCCATCGGCGACTGGATCGCTCGCGAGCGCCACCGCACCAGCAACCCCGAGGTGAGCTTGGACCCCGGCGAGCAGCTGGGAGGGCCGGGTGACGGCGACCCCCCTGGAGCCTCGTCGTGGTCCTCCTCGGAACTCTCGCAGCGCGCCGCCGAGGCCGCCAACGGCGACGTGCAGCAGGGTAAAAGTCTGAGCTTGTCGGCTACGGCGCATCCGCACAAACTGGCGAGCTCCCAGGTGGTCCACTCACGCTTCTATCAGtacttgtga
- the arhgap21b gene encoding rho GTPase-activating protein 21 isoform X1, translating into MMASRWTHSCEDEERQQARLSYCENDSTEWRGLEPREEESFSWPRPKSVLLRRTSHGFGFTLRHFIVYPPESSMHYFLEEDVCRRGRRRNRLEPMDTIFVKQVKEGGPAHGAGLCTGDRIVKVNGESIIGKAYCDVITVIQNSGDFLELCVMPKDEDILQLAYSQDAYLRGRSSYSGNASHIPEPPPVCYPRVDCKPMDMARATDSVGIRRSTAPSDHGYRKEITVPPSLPPQSYPKSQMAVCMRNDSMRTVVVPPDHMGRMGPAHRIDYMDPAFVRGRPASLAQYPHHRKSDVYPSGAGLAPYRGPTPHYPGNHQNIDWRTYQTYREYIDNKGIHSHGSRTIQERLDSLRSSNQNSFETHHIPQADWAAEGIRRRSTSHERSYHGPSPHFQIAPRSASQDRMISSERISHARNWTPRSVSQDGFTHKLRSHSIDYVDPTELAQPSESRREYRRAAPGTRPSRQSMPRHAMLSRPSIGYNSGSRGPHNPSMHTKGPDSIQMHSSPVLSDRQKHFVKRANAEHCFGDQRALVKSNHVGHTHQGQNRVRAESVQPVEVDRDVAFVTKRSSSCSTPKPMPQKSGILKATHQESQSQVNGRSLSESGVVMRPKPPSGKNPSPLRHPSYILAVNDDDGDDSTADVVACWLPNDARREMHIRRLGERHTSCSSNLDESLDSIPFIDEPVSPSVDRDAVLIPPSAVISVPPSIATGPSSPGSPCPPIRRQLSHDQESLRSALLESETASQTERSKSYDEGLDNYQEEGRGRSSSSHLPSLRGLKKALDGHKSSGDSGSRRDSSSDIFADSSKEGLLSLRQLCTDKNKRVGGTKWKQMYAVLQGHTLTLFKDRKDALSHVTTQPDEEPLRICVKACLIDISYSDTRRKNVLRLNTSDCGYLFQAEGREDMLTWIRVIQENSNPDEENAAVTSQDLISRKIKEYNMMSAPSSRSEPSPKTSRQSLSIKQAFLGGKMESKSHSPHSPKSEERRALRDEASPPRDRGAWKIGIPGIMRKPFEKKTPAGITFGVRLDDCPPAQCNRFVPLIVEVCCKVVEDRGLEYKGIYRVPGNSAAISNMQEELNTKGMADIDVQEDKWRDLNVISSLLKSFFRKLPDPLFTNEKYADFIEANRTEDSVERLKELKRLIHELPDHHYETLKFLCEHLTKVSENCEKNKMEPRNLAIVFGPTLVRTSEDNMTNMVNHMPDQCKIVENLIQQYNWFFTDDADEDPVTTAEQESTVLSQPVPNIDHLLSNIGRTAASPGEVSDSACSDSSKSKSLWGSGKDQCSKEMLRSSFFVSRKRKKPKDKTQPSSSDDDLDAGFPKSDAAGECRPQETMWSPESRAEVEDGGEQPGNSSEEHLDKTDDSDLPPSSRRSTFPYISPRLDYHTTPVHQSSLSDPPSNCDDTVSDLGTMNSTSSQASAPRARRCRTATPAQETSASGPGAEVCSITSDYSTTSSLTFMTGGEISTLSPEVRSVAESRGGDDADDERSELISEGRPVETDSESDPGKDGAACEWRDPQETPRPLASHRLIDCDTLSRKKAARQKTGSESSLEGSRSDKESNRTGKMCSSTSLSSSDKSEPVWKLKITDRLKVRLRMSVDDMFGVGSQRLPEARKKKNIRRRHTMGGQRDFAELSVLGDWPQQVGLGSRSELSAVDRLKPKCSSQDFSIGDWIARERHRTSNPEVSLDPGEQLGGPGDGDPPGASSWSSSELSQRAAEAANGDVQQGKSLSLSATAHPHKLASSQVVHSRFYQYL; encoded by the exons GCGTATTCCCAGGATGCCTACCTCCGTGGCCGCAGCAGCTACAGTGGAAATGCCTCTCACATTCCTGAGCCTCCCCCTGTATGCTACCCCAGAGTAGACTGTAAGCCTATGGACATGGCCAGGGCGACAGACTCGGTGGGCATCAGGCGGTCAACGGCACCTTCTGATCATGGGTACCGCAAGGAGATCACGGTGCCCCCTTCTCTTCCTCCTCAGTCATATCCAAAAAGTCAGATGGCGGTGTGCATGCGCAACGACAGCATGAGAACCGTGGTGGTTCCACCAGACCATATGGGACGTATGGGTCCGGCACATAGAATAGATTACATGGACCCTGCCTTTGTCAGAGGAAGGCCTGCATCATTAGCCCAGTATCCTCACCATCGAAAGTCTGATGTCTATCCCAGTGGTGCAGGACTAGCTCCGTATAGAGGACCAACACCTCACTACCCTGGCAACCATCAAAATATTGATTGGCGCACTTATCAAACTTACAGGGAATACATTGACAACAAAGGTATCCATTCTCATGGTAGTCGCACTATCCAGGAAAGGCTAGATAGCCTGCGATCTTCCAATCAAAATAGTTTTGAAACTCATCACATTCCCCAGGCTGACTGGGCAGCTGAGGGGATACGCAGGAGGAGTACTTCCCACGAACGCTCTTACCACGGACCTTCACCCCATTTCCAAATTGCCCCACGCAGTGCCTCCCAAGACCGCATGATCAGTTCCGAAAGGATTAGCCACGCCAGAAACTGGACGCCTAGGAGCGTGTCTCAAGATGGCTTTACGCACAAACTTCGGTCACACTCCATAGACTATGTTGACCCAACAGAGCTTGCTCAGCCCTCTGAGAGTAGAAGAGAATATCGAAGGGCAGCCCCTGGTACGAGACCCAGTAGACAGTCTATGCCCAGACATGCCATGCTATCCAGGCCTTCTATTGGATACAACAGTGGCTCAAGGGGGCCACACAATCCTTCCATGCACACTAAAGGACCAGATTCTATCCAGATGCACTCCTCGCCCGTACTCTCTGACAGACAGAAACATTTTGTAAAGAGAGCAAATGCTGAACATTGTTTTGGTGACCAAAGAGCTCTAGTAAAATCTAACCATGTTGGCCACACTCACCAAGGCCAGAACAGAGTGCGAGCTGAAAGCGTACAACCGGTCGAAGTTGACAGGGACGTTGCCTTTGTAACAAAAAGGTCCTCTTCATGCTCTACCCCAAAACCGATGCCTCAGAAGTCTGGCATCCTCAAAGCAACTCATCAAGAATCTCAAAGCCAGGTAAATGGACGGAGCCTCTCCGAGTCTGGGGTAGTTATGAGACCCAAACCTCCCTCTGGAAAGAACCCAAGCCCTCTGCGCCACCCCTCCTACATCTTAGCTGTAAATGACGACGATGGAGATGATTCCACTGCTGATGTGGTAGCATGCTGGCTTCCAAACGACGCACGTCGGGAGATGCACATACGTCGCCTCGGGGAACGTCACACCTCCTGCTCCAGCAACCTGGATGAGTCTTTGGACTCTATACCGTTCATTG ATGAGCCAGTCAGCCCCAGTGTTGACCGGGATGCTGTTCTGATTCCACCCTCTGCCGTGATATCTGTTCCACCATCCATAGCTACAGGCCCTTCCAGTCCTGGCTCACCCTGTCCTCCCATTCGTCGACAGCTGTCGCACgaccaag AGTCCCTGAGAAGTGCTTTGCTGGAGTCTGAAACAGCGAGCCAAACCGAACGGTCTAAGTCCTATGATGAAGGACTGGACAATTACCAGGAAGAGGGAAGAGG ACGGTCATCGAGTAGTCATTTGCCCAGTCTCAGGGGCCTGAAGAAG GCGCTGGATGGACATAAATCTTCGGGTGACTCTGGATCTCGAAGGGATTCCTCCTCTGATATCTTTGCTGATTCTTCCAAAGAAGGGTTGCTTAGCTTGAGGCAACTTTGTACGGATAAAAATAAG CGTGTCGGAGGAACGAAATGGAAGCAGATGTACGCCGTGCTACAAGGTCACACGCTGACCCTCTTCAAAGACAGGAAGGATGCGCTGTCTCATGTCACCACGCAGCCTGATGAAGAGCCGCTACGGATCTGTGTCAAAGCCTGCCTGATTGACATCTCCTATAGCGACACGCGGCGCAAGAATGTGCTGCGTCTGAACACTTCAGATTGCGGATACTTGTTCCAGGCCGAAGGGAGGGAAGACATGTTAACCTGGATTAGAGTCATTCAGGAAAACAGTAACCCAGATGAAGAG AATGCTGCCGTCACAAGTCAGGATTTGATCAGTCGAAAGATcaaagaatacaacatgatgag TGCACCCAGCAGCAGGTCTGAGCCATCCCCCAAAACCTCCCGCCAGTCCCTTAGCATAAAACAAGCCTTTTTAGGAGGCAAGATGGAGAGCAAGAGCCACAGCCCTCATTCGCCGAAATCAGAAGAGCGCAGGGCGCTACGAG ATGAGGCCAGTCCACCGAGGGACAGAGGTGCGTGGAAAATTGGCATTCCGGGGATCATGAGGAAGCCGTTTGAAAAGAAGACACCGGCCGGCATCACCTTTGGGGTACGGTTGGATGACTGTCCTCCCGCACAGTGCAACAGG TTTGTTCCTCTGATCGTGGAGGTGTGTTGTAAAGTGGTAGAGGACCGAGGTCTGGAGTACAAGGGGATCTACAGAGTACCTGGAAACAGCGCAGCCATCTCTAACATGCAGGAGGAACTAAACACTAAAGGCATGGCTGACATTGACGTCCAAGAAGAT AAATGGCGGGATCTCAATGTCATCAGTAGTTTACTCAAGTCTTTTTTCAGGAAACTTCCAGACCCCCTGTTTACAAATG AGAAGTATGCAGACTTTATTGAGGCCAACAGAACAGAGGACTCTGTGGAGAGACTAAAGGAGCTAAAGAGACTG ATACACGAACTGCCCGATCACCACTATGAAACTCTAAAATTCCTTTGTGAGCACCTCACAAAAGTTTCTGAGAACTGTGAGAAAAACAAG ATGGAACCCCGAAACCTGGCCATCGTGTTTGGCCCGACGCTGGTCCGAACCTCCGAGGACAACATGACAAACATGGTCAATCACATGCCTGACCAGTGCAAGATAGTGGAGAACCTAATTCAACAATATAACTGGTTCTTCACGGACGATGCCGATGAAGATCCTGTT ACCACAGCTGAGCAGGAAAGCACGGTGCTGTCGCAGCCTGTGCCCAACATTGACCACCTGCTCTCCAACATCGGACGGACTGCAGCGTCTCCGGGTGAAGTCTCAG ATTCCGCATGTAGTGATTCCTCCAAATCAAAG AGCCTGTGGGGGTCCGGTAAGGACCAGTGTAGTAAAGAGATGCTGCGCTCCTCCTTCTTTGTCAGCCGCAAGCGCAAGAAGCCGAAAGACAAAACTCAGCCCAGCAGTTCTGACGACGACCTGGATGCCGGCTTCCCCAAGAGCGACGCTGCAGGGGAGTGTCGGCCGCAGGAGACCATGTGGTCCCCAGAGAGCCGCGCGGAGGTAGAAGACGGCGGTGAGCAGCCGGGGAACAGCTCAGAGGAACACCTCGACAAAACGGACGATAGTGACCTGCCTCCTTCCTCGCGTCGCTCCACCTTCCCGTACATCTCGCCTCGCCTGGACTATCACACCACGCCGGTCCACCAGTCCTCCTTGTCGGACCCGCCCTCCAACTGCGATGACACCGTGTCCGACCTCGGCACCATGAACAGCACCAGCTCTCAAGCCTCGGCGCCCAGGGCAAGGCGCTGCAGGACGGCGACGCCAGCGCAGGAGACGAGCGCCAGCGGGCCGGGCGCGGAGGTGTGCTCCATCACCTCTGACTACTCCACCACGTCCTCCCTGACCTTCATGACCGGCGGAGAGATCAGCACGCTAAGTCCGGAAGTGCGGTCGGTGGCGGAGAGCAGGGGAGGCGACGACGCCGACGATGAGAGGAGCGAGCTCATCAGCGAGGGCAGACCCGTGGAGACGGACAGCGAGAGCGACCCGGGCAAAGACGGCGCCGCGTGCGAGTGGAGAGACCCGCAAGAGACGCCGCGGCCTTTGGCTTCCCACAGACTCATCGACTGCGACACGCTGTCGCGGAAGAAAGCCGCTCGGCAGAAGACGGGCAGCGAGTCCTCGCTGGAAGGATCTCGCAGCGACAAAGAGTCCAACAGGACGGGAAAGATGTGTTCCTCCACCAGCCTCAGCTCCTCGGACAAGTCGGAACCGGTGTGGAAACTGAAGATCACCGACCGGCTGAAGGTGCGTCTGCGTATGTCCGTGGACGACATGTTCGGCGTCGGCAGCCAGCGCCTCCCTGAGGCTCGTAAGAAGAAGAACATCAGACGCAGGCACACCATGGGGGGGCAGCGGGACTTCGCCGAGCTGTCGGTTCTCGGCGACTGGCCTCAGCAGGTCGGCCTCGGCTCCCGCTCCGAGCTGTCGGCCGTGGACCGCCTGAAGCCCAAATGCAGCTCGCAGGACTTCTCCATCGGCGACTGGATCGCTCGCGAGCGCCACCGCACCAGCAACCCCGAGGTGAGCTTGGACCCCGGCGAGCAGCTGGGAGGGCCGGGTGACGGCGACCCCCCTGGAGCCTCGTCGTGGTCCTCCTCGGAACTCTCGCAGCGCGCCGCCGAGGCCGCCAACGGCGACGTGCAGCAGGGTAAAAGTCTGAGCTTGTCGGCTACGGCGCATCCGCACAAACTGGCGAGCTCCCAGGTGGTCCACTCACGCTTCTATCAGtacttgtga